The following DNA comes from Musa acuminata AAA Group cultivar baxijiao chromosome BXJ1-4, Cavendish_Baxijiao_AAA, whole genome shotgun sequence.
GGATATTGAATGTTGGTTTAAGAGATGACCTAGTTGCCTGGACCAACTTAATACAGATGATGATGAATGATTATGAGCAGCTGATGTCTACTGAGAATATGATCTTTATGGTAAACTAGTGTGCAACTTTGTAATGAGTTATGTTGTTTGTTTGTGTCTTCAATCCTGTGACAATCGACTCTGTTGCTTAGTTGTTTTTATGGAGCTTCCGAGAACTTGGATGTTAATTATACTGATTGTTTTGCTATTTACTCTTATCTTGTTGCAGTGGAAACTTCATTTATTTGAGCTTGAGAAGGAACTGAAAATCGATCCTctgattaaatatgtaatttttcagGTATGTCTTTTTATACTTTCTCCTTACAGCAAAAGATTTGATATAGTTTGAGTTATCAGCATGATGCCAGGTTGGCTGGCTTATTCATAATTTCAGGAGTCTTGTTAAAAAATTTGACATTCTAGTAGACATCTTCACATTTGTGGAGCTGTTAGACATGCCTGTAGACTTTGATTTCCAAAATGAATATATCTTGTTGGTCTTGCTTGGTGCTGTTGAATGAGAGttggttaaataaaaaaaaatacaaaaaaaattattactttaAACGatatacatgatgctcacatgtgAACTCGAACCCGAGCAACAATGCACTAACCAATCGGATGTCTCAGTAGAGACAAACTTGGTTAAAAAATGTTTGGAATATTACACTTGGACTAAATAGGTCACTAAATGTGATATTGACGTAAACTCCATGAGCAAAAGTTATCTTTTATGATGCATTTAAATAGAAGCCAGTTTCGTCTTGGATCCCTATAAAGACCATCCTGTGTTGGTCTCTTGAATTAAAGGCTACAGATTATTCAGTTCCTTGAATTTTATGAGGCACATGATACACTTtgctttaaaatatttatagataTGTCAAATTACCGTCATTATTTCTGCAGACAATCATAATGCCCCTCTGCCACAAAATCTGTTGCCTAAACATGTTTTTGGATCTTTAATTTATAGGATGAAAGGAGTAAGAGTTGGCGAGTCCAAGCTGTGGCGGTTTCTCCAGACATGTTCGAGAGCCGAAGGCCCCTCCCACTGCCTTGGAGGGGCTTGAGAGATGATGAGCTTTCAGAAAAGTCTGGCATTCCTGGTTGTGTCTTTGTCCATATGGGTGGATTCATCGGCGGAAATCAAACTTACGATGGAGCTTTGGCTATGGCGAGAACTGCTCTTGGATCATATTGATCGAGCAGTTTTGTTCAAAGTCAAGACTAATGTGATCTCGTCAGAAGGCCAACCTAATACGCCTTCATCTTAAATTTTCTCCgagcattttttttctttacaaaaaCTTTTGAATTGTAAAATGGTCCATTTAAGCCACATGCCCAGACATTAAAGCATTAGGTGTTTACTGTCTTTGAGAATTAATTATGGAGCAGTTGGTTTTAAGATTTGAGAAGCATTAGTAATTGTTTTGGAAGTTCGATAATGACGTTTATTCGGTACTTTATGGTTATCTTTTTATATTATCTATCTTCAGCTTTTCTAGTCATAAAACCTACAACTTCGATAAGATGTATTGATTGCATATTAGATGTTCGTACAAATAATGATTTACTCGTGGAGTAGTTGGTTTTAAGATTCGAGAAGCACTAGTAATTGTTTTGGAACTTTGATAATGATGTTTATTTGGTTATTTATGGTTATCATCTTATATTATCGATCTTCAGCTTTTATATAGTCGGTAAGATGTAATAAATTGATTGCATATTATATGTTCGtataaataatgatttaaaaCTTGGGTGACATTCCCTAAATATTCCGTAcaaataatgataaataatatctGTTTATATTATTATCCTTTCATTATGGACTTGAAAATGCGAGTCTCCATTATCCAAAGAACAGTTGAAGTCGTCCATGTCGAGTCATCTCAATAGGTTTTAGATGAGGATAACAAAGCATTAATATTCTATCAAATacgtaatatattattatatcatgAAAATAATATGTATAAACAATATGTAATTGTTTTTATTGCACAAACATTATTAGCTCGAATACCGTTAAATAGTTATGATGCTATTTGTCATGGATTGGGCGTGACCAGCGTTTCCGCTACCATAGTAACGACATGAGCACCTTGTAAGCCCATCGCTTGGCTCGCATTCCCCCTCTCCAAACTTTTGAGCGGAGgaagccgaagaagaagaagaggaggaaggaacgaTGGAGGTGTTCTACTACGTGGTGTTCGGCGGGCTCGCCGCAGTGGCGGCGGTGATGGAGCTAAGCAAGACGAGCAAAGACCGGATCGCCACCTCCTCCGCATTCAATGCCTTCAAGAACAACTACTGCCTCGTCTATTCCCTCATGATGGGTTCGTCCACCCTCCCCTTGGATCTTGCATCTAATCCCCGAAACATTGACACCGGGATCGGAAAGCTTCTTTAGACTTCTCGATTTCGTTCTTTTCTTTCGGTTCTCACGCTTGCTCAATCTGTGGCCATGTGGTTTCTTGCGCGGTGTTCGATGTTATGGCGCTGCAGGATCTTGATCGCTTATTGTTATCGGATAGCAATTAGGATCATCTGGACTTCGCCGATCTTGTTATCGGATGATATCGGCTTCAATTGCCGGTTAAATTGTGCATGTCAGACCGGCAATTGGACTAATCTTGATCTTGATTTGGTTGTTTTCAGCCGGTGATTGGATGCAGGGTCCTTACGTCTACTATCTCTACAGTCAGTATGGCTTCGACAAGGGAGACATCGGGCAGCTCTTCATTGCAGGATTTGGATCTTCTATGCTGTTCGGGACGATCGTTGGATCTTTGGCTGACAAACGGTGAAACTTTTCTTGTCGATTCTTTTGCCCTTTTTTTCCCTCATCAATTACTCGAGTTCTTTATGAATAACGTCGGGGAATGCTTCAATCGGATGCAGCGGTCGGAAGAGGGCCTGCATCACCTACTGCATAACCTACATTCTAAGCTGCATCACGAAGCATTCTCCACAATACAAAGTTTTGCTGTTGGGTCGAATACTGGGAGGGATTGCTACGTCGCTGCTCTTCTCGGCTTTCGAGTCATGGCTTGTTGCAGAGCATAACAAGGTGAGGATGACCAACTACTAACTAAGCGTTAAGGTTGTGTCGCTCTAGTTTTACAGGATATACTCAGGTTTTGCTGAAAGCTGAAACTATTCATAAGATGATGTGTTGATTTTGTAGGAATGTGATACACATGCCTATTTGTCTCTTCCAAGGAAACTTGCCATTCTCAGATGCAGTAGACATGGCTCTCTTTTTATATTCTTTTCTATAAGATATCCTTATACATGAACACACTCTCACTTATTGGACATGATCCttccttttttgttcttttagaTTTGTTTTCACAAATTTCATGTCGTTGGGATATTACACTGTTGTTGTTCGATTAGCAGTTTTCACATGTCACATTGATGAAAAGTAGGAAATTGTTATCACCCAAAGTAGGTAGCAGAAACTATTCTATGAAAATGAACTCATTTGTCATTGAGTCACAATTGTCTATGGATCCTTGAAAAGAAATTCATTTTTTTCCTTGCTATCCAAAGAGTTCTTTATGCGTATCTGCAGAAGTACCCTAATGGTTAAAACATAGTGTGATCAATCAGAGGTCAAGACTTTGAATCCAATAAGCATCATGAATCATATCTACTATTTTTGTTCCAGATTTAATGAAATGACTTCTAGATCCAACTGTTTCCAGTATCATAGGTGATGTAAAACCAGGAGAAATACCTCAAATGCAATCAGAAGAATAAGAATGAACATTTTGCAGCGGTTAAGGTACAGAATCTGACTAGGCTTTTTGTTATAGGATGCCTATGAAATCAATTTTCTTGTTTTGTGTGCAAGATATGAATTGACATCCCCAGAACGGGATCCAAACTGCTGATCCATTAGAATAACTAGAGGCACTACTACACAGGAAATTTGTGTAATGGCAAAGTTTACGAGTTCATGTTCTGATGAAGTGGTTGTTTCACTTCCGCAGAGAGGTTTTGATCCACAGTGGTTGTCAGTGACTTTCTCAAAGGCTATATTTCTTGGCAATGGTCTTATCGCCATTGTTTCTGGACTTTTTGCCAATTTATTGGCTGATAACTTAGGATTTGGTCCCGTGGCTCCATTTGATGCTGCTGCATGCTTACTTGGCATAGGCATGGCCATCATCTTGTCATCATGGGGTGAAAACTATGGAGACCCTTCTAATAGCAAGGACTTGATTACACAGTTCAAGGGTGCTGCTGTGGCCATCGCTGCTGGTAAGTGTGTTATATAACTTATACTGGCAACAAAAGAATACCTCTTGATTCAAGGCCCATCATTTGTTGACATTATTGTGCTTATAACAGATGAGATAATTGCTTTGCTGGGTGCAATACAATCACTTTTTGAAGGTTCTATGTACACCTTTGTGTTCTTGTGGACTCCTGCTTTGAGCCCAAATGATCAGGATATACCTCATGGCTTTATTTTTGCCACGCTCATGTTGTCTTCAATGTTGGGAAGCTCCATAGCATCTAGGCTAATGGCCCGTTCCACTCTTAGAGTCGAATTTTATATGCAGATTGTCTTTGCAGTCTCTGCCTTCACTCTACTGCTTCCCCTCATCTCTAACGTAAGACTCCTGCTTGGTTGTGCTAATTTGATAGTCCTTGTGCTTTCCTTTTGTGGTCTGTCAGTATGTGACTTCAATGCTAATAATGCTAAACAGTTCTTTGTAGCTCCTTCTACCGTGAAAGGTGGCAGCATATCTTTTAGTGGTTGTGTCCAACTCCTTGGTTTCTGTGTCTTTGAGGCCTGTATTGGCATATTTTGGCCATCAATGATGAAGATGAGATCCCAATACATTCCTGAGGAGTCCAGGAGCACAATTATGAACTTCTTTCGCATCCCCCTCAACATTTTTGTGTGTATCATACTCTATAACGTAAGTATCAAAACTTTACACTCAGATATATCCTGTTATAATGAATTTAAAGTGATTATTTGACAGCGTAATATGAAAAGATGAAAGTTTCTAGTTATCGTTGCTGTATTAGTTGCATCATAATTGCATTTGCAAATAAAGGAGAACCATTGCTATGTTATTATGCATGAGAAAACTATGTCCGCAAATGCCTAACTTTTGTTTTTATGCTGGTTTAAAGGTAAATGCTTTCCCAATCAGTATCATGTTTGGGATGTGCTCTATTTTCCTTTTCATGGCCTCGGTCTTGCAAAGGCGGCTCATGGTGGTTGCTGAGACCCACAAATCAAGTAATATACATTCATCGGTTGTGTATGATCATGAATTTTTCTAAACCAATCTTTTTGATTGGCCAATTTTTGCCATGCAAAATTTTCACCGTGGATAATTTCTTCTGCAGAGCCACATGATTGGACAACTCTGAAGGAGAAGGATAGTGAATCAGACATGCTGAGTATCCAGATCTAGATGAGCATTCAACCGAAGGTAatacctttgaaagatacctgaaACCAACTGAACTTCTCTCATcaaaccaaagaaaaaaaaaaagcaaagaacTTGATGGCATTGGGCAGATACTTGGGAGGTATCCGCACAATAGAGGAAATGCTGTCTTTGGTTCTCTACTTGCAGTAACATAGCTTAGATGTATAGGGCTATTCACGCTAAGTAAAGCTGACCTAATGGGGTCATTCATTTGTCACTCATTCTATCTCCTAATTGTAATGTGGTGGAGACATTTTGGGATGCTTCAGTCTGTTTCTCGAGTAGTCATTCAGTACTTTGTGTCTGTTGCCAATGTTGGCCATTTTAGTTAAacgaaaaaagaaatattttttttgtggAAAATTTTAAACGATTGAAGGAACTTAATACTCAGATCACCATTTCCGTTTGCATAAGTGCATGCAAATATGTTATTActtaaaaagaaggaaaaactgTTTAAAGTATTGACATTTGTTGATGCATGCATCAGAAAATCTTATGTAGCCGCACGATGAATTGTTTGGATTGCATTTGTTCCTATCTTTGCACGCATAAGAGGGATTCCAATCTTGTTCATTGATGTCAAACACTGTAGACACTTTCACTGCTTAATAATCACACCAAGGAACATATAATACCCATAATTTGGTGAATGTAGGAATAAGCCAGCTAACAGCACTGAAATTGAGCACACGATCACATGTTCAAGACCAAATTCTATAGTTCCAACAGGTTATGTTAATAACTAAAGGACAGAGACTTGACAACTTTACATGGTTAGAACAAATAAATAAGACAGTTGCACCTGACCGACATTTTTTGTGCACACATGATGCCGTTGCCAAATCTATGAACCACACCTTCAAGCCTAGACATTCAATCGCTGCACATGTATCACCACAAACCTCCTATCTATCTTCTGTGGCATCCATGTCTGGCTGCCTTCCTCAACATTGAATGGTCATGCATCCCTAATCATGCGCCATCCTGAAGGCAGGACGCTCATCTCCAAAACTTCAAATGCTGCACTTGAGATACATCTAGCTTCAAGCATTTATAGAACTAATGGATCACTGCAATCTGTCGGATAAACTAACTGGAATAGACAGGAGATTGATGATGACTTGGGAACATCGGAGCTCCTTTGTTAACGACCTTAGTTGCCAGATCACCAGATCGCAAACAGCTGTTTTGTTGTAGAAGTTGAATGAGTGACAGAAATATATCCATTCTAGTCACCTCCCGGTTTGCCTACAGTGGAATAGAATCATAGTTGTCACTAATGAACATGCAATATATAGAACATGTAAAAGTTTATTTGTTCTTGCTTCAGGTGAAACCTACCTCAACCAAGAACCTCGCCCATATTTTACATTCACGAATTTCCATTACACCCTTTAATATTATCAAGCCGAATCCACGTATGATATCTGCTATCTCAAGAAAGAGTCCTCGGTCTTCACACACCATCTGCCGGACACAATATGTCCAGTTCTCAGATACTTGCAATTAGAACTTAGAATTTTGCTTTCAATGATATTTACCTCAACTAGCATTTGGCCAGAGGGTGTGAGATCCTCAACTATTATTGGGCAGACCATGGTTTGCCCTGCAACTTCATATGCCCACGTTGCACCACCACCACTGGCACCACCAGGATTGTCCTTTAAAACAACACCACTCTGCTCACTGATAATCTACAAATTTCACATGATGAATCAAAGAGGGAACAAAAAGACATGTGTATCAACACTGCTCTGCAGCatatatatctaaaataataatataactagTTTGTACCTTGGGCTCATCAGCTTGTTTGAGCTTGTCTGCGTACTTGGTGACACTTTGCAAAAATAGCATATGTTTGATTGTTTTGTCCAACAAAGCATCAATGCTACACTGTAAGTACAAGAGAAAGCTATATGATGAAAAAAATGAAGTCAAAATTTCAGGaaatttgaaaaaagaaaaagaaaaaaagtgagGTATACCTTTGCACCATTAGGCACAATCTCTCTTAACTCATTCAGGCGATCTTGTATCTGCTGACGATCTTTTGGCCTTGGCCGAGTACTTTCACCAGGTCTTGCCCTTTTCTTAACCTTTGCAGCTTCTTCAGGCTTCTTGGACTGACTCAGCACAGAACTCTCTGTGTTTATACTGCAGCTATCATCAATCCATAAGCGTATGTTGGAATTTGACGGTGCTTGTTTCACAGATCCATGAACAATCTCAGGGTTACAATGAGGCAACAGCACATCAGATGCACCGTTCATGAAAGGAGCACATACCGAAGGAACCTGATTCATGTACACCGAAGGACCACCCACACTAGTAGAAAATTGATGCTCCAAATTAAGACCAGAAATAGGATTAGCACTAGATCTATAAGCGGAAGTTTTACTAAAATGGTCACCAGCTATAGCATCCAATAATTGTTGAAGACCAGACTCTGAGAAAAGCCCTTTATCAGTGGCATGAATTGAGCCCGTCTCCATTGCTGAGTAGCAATCTGAAATACCAGCACtcatatctgaacaactgttatggcCAACTGGCATTGTTACACCATCCCACAATTCTTGCACAAGGCTGTTTGCCCTCATATTTAACTCCATGCCATTAAACTGGTCATTATCAGAAAGTAGTTGAGTGGGTGGTATTGAAGAATTCTCCTTACTTTTACTTTCTAACACCAGCGAATTAACTGCAGCTAAAATGGAGTTCTCAGCTTGCTTCACATTTATCCCGGTAACCATGTTGCAGCTACTCTTATCACCTTCAGACAAGCACGATGACACAGACATCACATCGAGCACACTCTGATTGATTTGCATGGCCGCATCATCCATAACATGCTCAGGTTGTTGATCACATAGGCGAGTCACAGGGACATCTTCAGGATGGAACAATGAAGAACTTTCAGGTGTCAAGTCTGGATGATTAGTGACAAAATCATTTAGATATTCTGACTCAAAAGAGTGCATTAGGCCAGAAGGTTTTCCACAAGATAGATCGCTCGAAGGCAAATGTAACCTCTCTGCACCATAAATGAAAGCTTTGACAACCTCCGAAGATTCTGCTTTATTAATGGAATCATGCAATGCAAATTTGCTAGATGATGGAGCATCTGCACAAAATTCATCAAATATAATCATACTGTGAAAAGGGAAACTTGAAATTGAATGAAATAAGTGAATCCTCATACCGGATGACAGCCCTTGCTCCATCATTGGAAAAGTAATAATGCTGTTGGAGCAATTACCAGTCTTCAAGTATGTTGCACCTGAATTTTGTGGACGATGGGAGATAGATAGCAATTTGGTGTTAGGTGAAACCTGAACTTGAGCTTGGAGAGTGGAAGTGTTGTGTTGTTCTGTGAAATAAAATGAGGAATCTCTACTCATGATGGGTGTCTTCTGTAATGAGTTGCAGAAATCCCTAGAAGCACCAATGGAACAAGAAGTTGGAATCATGCTGCCTTTATGAGAACCAGAACCATGATACGATCCCAGATAGAATATACTGGGAGACTGAACTGGTCCTCCAGTGGGATCCAAGTTAGTCAACTGTTCACCACAGGCTTCATGGAA
Coding sequences within:
- the LOC103982787 gene encoding uncharacterized protein LOC103982787, giving the protein MEVFYYVVFGGLAAVAAVMELSKTSKDRIATSSAFNAFKNNYCLVYSLMMAGDWMQGPYVYYLYSQYGFDKGDIGQLFIAGFGSSMLFGTIVGSLADKRGRKRACITYCITYILSCITKHSPQYKVLLLGRILGGIATSLLFSAFESWLVAEHNKRGFDPQWLSVTFSKAIFLGNGLIAIVSGLFANLLADNLGFGPVAPFDAAACLLGIGMAIILSSWGENYGDPSNSKDLITQFKGAAVAIAADEIIALLGAIQSLFEGSMYTFVFLWTPALSPNDQDIPHGFIFATLMLSSMLGSSIASRLMARSTLRVEFYMQIVFAVSAFTLLLPLISNFFVAPSTVKGGSISFSGCVQLLGFCVFEACIGIFWPSMMKMRSQYIPEESRSTIMNFFRIPLNIFVCIILYNVNAFPISIMFGMCSIFLFMASVLQRRLMVVAETHKSKPHDWTTLKEKDSESDMLSIQI
- the LOC135667170 gene encoding transcription factor LHW-like gives rise to the protein MEGAAGDFQYVDAHETMDVHYQHGAFGLTSSSGDAYSCYHNTDTFHEACGEQLTNLDPTGGPVQSPSIFYLGSYHGSGSHKGSMIPTSCSIGASRDFCNSLQKTPIMSRDSSFYFTEQHNTSTLQAQVQVSPNTKLLSISHRPQNSGATYLKTGNCSNSIITFPMMEQGLSSDAPSSSKFALHDSINKAESSEVVKAFIYGAERLHLPSSDLSCGKPSGLMHSFESEYLNDFVTNHPDLTPESSSLFHPEDVPVTRLCDQQPEHVMDDAAMQINQSVLDVMSVSSCLSEGDKSSCNMVTGINVKQAENSILAAVNSLVLESKSKENSSIPPTQLLSDNDQFNGMELNMRANSLVQELWDGVTMPVGHNSCSDMSAGISDCYSAMETGSIHATDKGLFSESGLQQLLDAIAGDHFSKTSAYRSSANPISGLNLEHQFSTSVGGPSVYMNQVPSVCAPFMNGASDVLLPHCNPEIVHGSVKQAPSNSNIRLWIDDSCSINTESSVLSQSKKPEEAAKVKKRARPGESTRPRPKDRQQIQDRLNELREIVPNGAKCSIDALLDKTIKHMLFLQSVTKYADKLKQADEPKIISEQSGVVLKDNPGGASGGGATWAYEVAGQTMVCPIIVEDLTPSGQMLVEMVCEDRGLFLEIADIIRGFGLIILKGVMEIRECKIWARFLVEANREVTRMDIFLSLIQLLQQNSCLRSGDLATKVVNKGAPMFPSHHQSPVYSS